Proteins from one Caldalkalibacillus salinus genomic window:
- a CDS encoding potassium channel family protein — translation MLLSLVKKVLQHTIKINHWKILLMAVIFMVFSSYALYFIEPKTFKNPFIGFWYVMTTVSQVGFGDYTPKTVGGRVYSIFMYLVGIGLFAIFVTKLVDFINKYEEFKEMGIIGFEGKDHVIMIHWSQKTKLTVEEMLDSHQGTPIVIIDQASTAPMNHKNVHYIQGKATKWDTLKKANALQAESICIFVPDDTTDDMATDGKTLLIASKVKQFAQQHDKDVKVIVEILDQDHITPATQQYFDEYILTYKPFSNLMAETAVNKT, via the coding sequence ATGCTCTTAAGTCTCGTCAAGAAAGTCCTTCAGCATACGATTAAGATCAATCATTGGAAAATACTGCTTATGGCCGTTATTTTTATGGTCTTTAGCTCTTATGCACTGTATTTTATCGAACCCAAAACGTTTAAAAATCCGTTTATTGGCTTTTGGTACGTCATGACCACCGTTTCACAGGTGGGTTTCGGGGATTATACACCCAAAACAGTTGGGGGAAGGGTATACTCCATATTCATGTATCTTGTTGGCATCGGATTATTCGCTATATTTGTGACAAAGCTTGTTGATTTCATTAATAAATACGAGGAGTTTAAGGAGATGGGTATTATTGGGTTTGAAGGAAAGGATCATGTCATCATGATTCATTGGTCTCAGAAAACAAAGTTAACCGTCGAGGAAATGTTAGATTCTCATCAAGGGACTCCTATTGTCATCATTGATCAAGCATCCACCGCTCCTATGAACCATAAAAATGTTCATTATATTCAAGGTAAAGCAACGAAATGGGACACTTTAAAAAAGGCGAACGCACTACAAGCTGAATCGATTTGTATTTTTGTCCCTGACGATACAACGGACGACATGGCAACAGATGGGAAGACGTTATTGATTGCTTCTAAAGTTAAACAGTTTGCTCAACAACATGACAAGGATGTTAAAGTTATTGTTGAAATACTGGATCAGGACCACATCACACCAGCCACACAGCAATATTTCGACGAATATATTCTCACTTACAAACCGTTCTCAAACTTAATGGCTGAAACGGCGGTCAATAAGACTTAA
- a CDS encoding DUF421 domain-containing protein, with protein MPDMVVILVRGLLGFILLFFFTRLIGKKQINQITYFEYIVGIAIGGIAAELTFSPDVRMANFILGMVIWGLLPILVAKLELKSHRFRTMTEGRPTFLVRHGRVLEDNMKKENMTVDELMIHLRQNNAFKLSEVESAIMETSGQVSVLKKSDRQPLTPKDVGMNVKPEHQPRLVIIDGNVMENSLNTYGYSKAWLLDQVKKQGASTFSDVFLAQLDSKGNVYMDLYNDQKEMPEVKQKVVTAASIKQLQSDLERFAVQTENEEAKQMFKRKAQQMDQLLDEISVYIKES; from the coding sequence ATGCCAGACATGGTTGTCATACTCGTTCGAGGCTTATTAGGTTTTATCTTACTATTCTTTTTCACCCGTCTTATCGGGAAAAAGCAGATTAATCAAATTACGTACTTTGAATATATCGTTGGGATTGCCATAGGTGGGATAGCGGCCGAACTTACCTTTAGTCCAGATGTCAGAATGGCTAACTTTATCCTTGGGATGGTGATCTGGGGACTCTTGCCGATCCTCGTTGCAAAATTGGAGTTGAAGTCTCACCGTTTTCGCACCATGACAGAAGGCCGTCCTACCTTTCTCGTCCGACATGGAAGGGTACTTGAAGATAATATGAAAAAAGAAAATATGACTGTAGATGAACTCATGATTCATTTACGGCAGAATAATGCTTTTAAACTATCCGAGGTCGAATCTGCAATCATGGAGACGAGTGGCCAAGTGAGCGTGCTAAAGAAAAGTGACAGGCAACCTCTAACACCTAAGGATGTTGGCATGAACGTCAAACCGGAACACCAACCCCGGCTTGTGATCATTGACGGCAACGTGATGGAGAATAGTTTAAACACTTACGGATACAGCAAGGCATGGCTACTCGACCAAGTTAAGAAGCAGGGGGCGTCCACGTTTTCTGATGTATTTCTAGCCCAGCTTGACTCGAAGGGAAATGTCTACATGGACCTATATAACGATCAGAAAGAAATGCCGGAAGTAAAACAAAAGGTCGTAACGGCAGCGAGCATTAAACAGCTACAATCAGACTTAGAAAGATTCGCTGTACAAACGGAAAATGAAGAGGCTAAGCAAATGTTTAAAAGAAAGGCGCAACAAATGGATCAGCTTTTAGACGAGATCAGTGTTTATATCAAAGAGTCATGA
- a CDS encoding DUF4363 family protein, translated as MIHTRYLLVFLILSTLLMGCDVTKSAKDQALFKKIDDIHTQVKNEEWDDALDNVDKWEDTYEKRLWKMQLLGEQADYEGINLEITLLKERLKRQNERQAIDSIIQLKHYLSAIYDF; from the coding sequence ATGATCCACACACGATATCTATTAGTCTTTTTGATACTGTCGACCCTACTCATGGGCTGTGACGTGACGAAGTCTGCGAAAGATCAGGCCTTGTTTAAGAAGATCGATGACATCCATACTCAGGTTAAAAATGAGGAATGGGATGACGCCCTAGACAATGTGGACAAATGGGAAGATACATACGAGAAGCGCCTATGGAAAATGCAGCTATTAGGTGAACAAGCAGACTATGAGGGCATTAATCTAGAGATCACACTACTCAAAGAACGATTAAAGAGGCAAAATGAGCGCCAAGCGATCGATTCAATCATTCAGCTCAAACATTATTTATCTGCCATATATGATTTTTAA
- a CDS encoding hemolysin family protein: MIIINLILVAILIIFTAFFVAAEFAVVKIRSTRIEQLADEGNKRAQAAKKVLSNLDGYLSACQLGITITALGLGWLGEPTVERMLNPLFHDLNLPSSVSHILSFAIAFITITFLHVVIGELAPKTVAIQKAEKVTLLLSPPLILFYKLMYPFIWALNGSARFFVGLFGLQPASEHEVVHSEEELRIILTESYQSGEINQSEYHYVNKIFEFDNRIAREVMVPRTEMITISLEDDIEGVLRMAQEKPFTRYPVMDNDKDTILGMVNIKEVLKDHVRLTVEEIEPHSLNDYVRPVIEVLETIPIHDLLIRMQKERRHLAILIDEYGGTSGLVTVEDILEEIVGEIQDEFDVNEKPRIVKKGHDHYIFDGKVLVTEVNEVLGIHIEAKEIDTIGGWVLTQNMNIKEGQKITYGHYEFKALKLEGHHVQTLEVKAINT; encoded by the coding sequence TTGATTATCATTAACTTAATTTTAGTGGCGATATTAATTATTTTCACGGCTTTTTTCGTTGCGGCTGAGTTTGCCGTCGTTAAGATAAGAAGCACAAGAATCGAACAACTGGCGGATGAAGGAAACAAGAGAGCACAAGCGGCTAAAAAAGTCCTCTCTAACCTTGATGGCTATCTATCAGCGTGTCAACTCGGTATTACCATCACGGCTCTAGGTTTGGGTTGGTTAGGAGAACCGACAGTTGAGCGTATGTTGAACCCGCTCTTTCACGACTTAAATCTACCAAGCTCCGTCTCACATATTCTTTCTTTTGCGATCGCTTTTATAACGATTACGTTTTTACATGTGGTGATTGGAGAGTTAGCACCCAAAACCGTCGCCATTCAAAAGGCAGAGAAAGTCACTTTGTTGCTCTCACCGCCTTTGATATTATTCTATAAATTGATGTATCCATTTATATGGGCACTGAATGGATCAGCCAGATTTTTCGTCGGTTTATTCGGGCTACAACCCGCTTCCGAGCATGAAGTCGTGCATAGTGAAGAAGAATTAAGAATCATTTTAACAGAAAGCTATCAAAGCGGGGAAATTAACCAGTCTGAATATCACTATGTCAATAAAATATTTGAATTCGATAATCGGATAGCCAGAGAGGTCATGGTACCGAGAACAGAGATGATTACCATTTCCTTAGAAGACGATATTGAGGGTGTTTTAAGAATGGCTCAGGAAAAGCCGTTTACACGTTATCCTGTTATGGATAACGACAAAGACACCATCTTAGGGATGGTCAATATTAAAGAAGTCCTCAAGGATCACGTTAGATTAACGGTTGAGGAGATAGAGCCACATTCACTCAATGACTACGTCCGTCCCGTAATTGAAGTCTTAGAGACCATACCGATACACGACTTATTAATACGAATGCAGAAGGAAAGACGCCACCTTGCTATATTAATTGACGAGTATGGGGGGACGTCTGGACTTGTGACAGTAGAGGATATACTGGAGGAGATTGTAGGTGAAATACAAGACGAATTCGACGTCAATGAGAAACCAAGGATAGTAAAAAAGGGGCACGATCACTATATATTTGACGGCAAAGTCCTTGTGACTGAGGTTAATGAAGTGTTGGGCATTCATATTGAAGCGAAAGAAATCGATACCATTGGAGGATGGGTACTCACGCAGAATATGAATATCAAGGAAGGCCAAAAGATAACATACGGCCATTACGAATTTAAGGCATTAAAGCTTGAAGGACACCACGTGCAAACATTGGAGGTCAAAGCGATCAATACCTAA
- a CDS encoding (Fe-S)-binding protein, whose translation MNLNNTAQDFQHFENVDELRNCTRCGFCQPTCPTFIQTGRNEASSPRGRIALIQAVVDGQLEPSERFERELSLCLGCRACESACPSGVQYGQILEEARAIMAKRKRYSWPVSMLRSFFFKTLIPHQRWLKGMGVMLWAYQRFGIQWVVRQSGLLSLLKKINKKWQPFLEMEAVMPRMPSPRTLWQSRRERKAHLHQNATNHTDHPEYDEQAPNPKHPEHVKHPVAFFTGCIMDVMFHETNERTLKLLKHRGGNPTVPQQQTCCGALHAHAGEFDKAQSLAKQNIAAFEQACHAIQDKDSLIPIITNAGGCGAFLQQYPHLLAHEPEWHDRAVRFAECIQDLSSWLVDQGTKTQKTQKNRAKLNLMTYQDSCHLRHGMNVHEAPRKLLKSVDENSYIELPQADHCCGSAGIYNLIESEMATHILADKMEQVNATEAITIVTSNPGCLLQMKLGIRKFGRPDRHLQAVHIADVLYEDMIQKK comes from the coding sequence ATGAATCTAAACAATACGGCCCAGGACTTTCAACATTTCGAAAATGTGGATGAGCTAAGAAATTGTACGCGTTGTGGCTTTTGTCAGCCGACCTGCCCCACGTTTATTCAAACGGGGAGAAATGAAGCCTCCTCACCCAGAGGAAGAATTGCGTTAATTCAAGCCGTCGTAGACGGACAACTAGAACCGAGTGAGCGATTTGAACGGGAACTGAGTCTATGTCTAGGATGTCGTGCCTGTGAATCCGCATGTCCTTCAGGTGTACAATATGGACAGATATTAGAAGAGGCACGGGCCATCATGGCTAAGCGCAAGCGGTACTCCTGGCCCGTCAGCATGCTACGCAGCTTCTTTTTTAAGACACTGATACCTCACCAGCGCTGGCTGAAAGGGATGGGTGTCATGTTATGGGCTTATCAACGCTTCGGTATCCAATGGGTTGTGAGACAATCAGGTCTCTTATCGCTCTTAAAAAAGATCAATAAAAAATGGCAGCCCTTTTTAGAAATGGAAGCCGTTATGCCACGTATGCCATCACCCCGGACACTATGGCAGTCGAGGAGGGAAAGAAAAGCACATTTACACCAAAATGCCACCAATCATACCGACCATCCTGAATATGACGAACAGGCTCCGAACCCTAAACACCCCGAACATGTCAAACACCCTGTGGCGTTCTTCACAGGGTGTATCATGGACGTCATGTTTCACGAAACGAATGAGCGCACCCTCAAACTATTGAAGCATAGAGGGGGAAACCCTACCGTGCCCCAGCAGCAAACGTGTTGTGGTGCCCTTCATGCTCACGCTGGAGAGTTTGACAAGGCTCAATCATTAGCGAAACAAAACATCGCCGCATTCGAACAAGCGTGCCATGCGATTCAGGACAAAGACTCACTCATACCGATCATCACCAATGCGGGTGGATGTGGGGCCTTTTTACAGCAGTATCCTCACTTGCTGGCTCATGAGCCCGAATGGCATGACCGGGCCGTTCGTTTTGCTGAATGCATACAGGATTTATCAAGTTGGTTAGTGGATCAAGGCACCAAAACCCAAAAAACGCAGAAAAATAGGGCAAAACTTAACCTAATGACCTATCAGGATTCATGTCATCTGAGACACGGGATGAATGTTCATGAAGCCCCACGCAAGTTATTGAAATCGGTTGATGAGAACAGCTATATTGAACTGCCCCAGGCCGATCACTGTTGTGGATCAGCCGGTATCTATAACCTTATTGAATCAGAGATGGCCACTCACATCCTTGCCGATAAAATGGAACAAGTGAATGCGACCGAGGCCATCACTATTGTCACTTCTAACCCCGGTTGCTTGTTACAAATGAAACTGGGTATCCGCAAATTTGGCCGCCCCGATCGTCATCTTCAAGCGGTACATATTGCCGATGTGCTATACGAGGACATGATACAAAAGAAATAA
- the glcD gene encoding glycolate oxidase subunit GlcD — MLESAVIDQLKTIVGDGNVGDDDVTRLSYSYDATPQYQSLPDAVVKPRHTKEVQQIVRLCRTHHIPIVPRGAGTNLCAGTVPLEGGIVLLFDHMNQIIEVDEENVCARVQPGVNTQFFIEQMEERQLFYPPDPSSMKISTLGGNISECSGGLRGLKYGVTKDYVLGLEVVLANGDVLHTGGKLAKDVAGYDLTKLLVGSEGTLGIVTEATLKLLPLPETKRTMLAWFNTMEQAAQTVSDIIAQRMIPATLEFMDQRTIQAVEAYAKLGLPTDIGAVLLIEQDGAPAIVNRDIEKIRTICEQANAVSVQVAQNDEEGQRLTTARRSALTALSRLKPTTILEDATVPRSKLADMVRAINKIADKYDVQICTFGHAGDGNLHPTCVTDSRDEAEIHRVEQAFEDIFATALEMGGTITGEHGVGVVKSPYLEWKLGESGIAVMKSLKQALDPTGIMNPGKVFAKASRKRIVIGA; from the coding sequence ATGCTAGAATCAGCCGTGATCGATCAGCTGAAGACGATCGTAGGTGATGGAAACGTGGGTGATGACGACGTCACTCGCCTCTCATATTCCTATGACGCTACACCGCAGTATCAATCCTTACCTGACGCCGTTGTCAAACCACGTCACACGAAAGAGGTTCAACAAATCGTTCGCTTATGTCGAACCCATCACATCCCAATCGTTCCCAGAGGCGCAGGCACAAATTTATGTGCTGGAACGGTGCCACTAGAGGGAGGAATTGTCCTCCTCTTTGATCACATGAATCAGATCATAGAGGTGGATGAGGAAAACGTATGTGCACGAGTCCAGCCCGGTGTGAACACACAGTTCTTCATCGAACAGATGGAGGAGCGTCAGCTGTTCTATCCCCCTGACCCGAGTAGCATGAAGATTTCCACCTTAGGAGGAAACATTAGTGAATGCTCTGGGGGCTTACGGGGATTGAAGTATGGGGTGACGAAGGATTATGTCTTAGGTCTCGAAGTGGTGCTCGCCAACGGAGATGTCCTGCATACAGGGGGCAAACTGGCCAAGGATGTAGCGGGGTACGATTTGACTAAACTCCTCGTTGGTTCAGAAGGCACGTTAGGCATTGTCACGGAGGCTACCCTAAAGCTGTTGCCCCTGCCCGAGACGAAACGGACCATGCTCGCCTGGTTTAACACCATGGAACAGGCCGCTCAAACGGTGTCGGACATCATCGCCCAGAGAATGATTCCAGCCACTTTGGAGTTTATGGATCAGAGAACCATTCAAGCCGTCGAAGCTTATGCCAAACTGGGTCTTCCCACAGATATAGGTGCCGTTTTACTCATTGAACAGGATGGTGCACCAGCCATCGTCAATAGAGATATTGAAAAAATACGCACTATTTGCGAGCAAGCGAATGCCGTGTCCGTTCAAGTCGCTCAGAACGATGAAGAAGGTCAGCGCTTAACGACCGCGAGACGCTCCGCATTAACCGCTTTGTCCCGTTTGAAACCGACAACGATACTCGAAGATGCCACCGTACCTAGGTCAAAACTGGCTGATATGGTCCGAGCCATTAATAAGATTGCCGACAAGTATGACGTTCAAATCTGCACGTTCGGTCATGCAGGGGATGGGAATTTGCACCCCACCTGTGTCACAGACAGTCGGGATGAAGCAGAGATTCATCGCGTGGAGCAAGCGTTTGAAGACATTTTCGCCACAGCTTTAGAGATGGGTGGCACCATAACGGGGGAGCATGGTGTCGGTGTGGTTAAATCACCTTATCTGGAATGGAAGCTAGGAGAGAGTGGCATCGCGGTGATGAAGAGCCTTAAGCAAGCCTTAGACCCGACGGGCATTATGAATCCCGGTAAAGTGTTTGCCAAAGCGTCCAGAAAAAGGATCGTGATCGGCGCATGA
- a CDS encoding anhydro-N-acetylmuramic acid kinase — MDTWIREVVTKKVTLAVGLMSGTSLDGIDAALVQITGKGKDVQAQLLHFQTLAYTSEERARLLQLCSPDTSNVALICETNHWLGKKFAEATLNLLQTVGRSPEDIDFISSHGQTIYHMPEKGATLQIGELAEIAERTGILTVGDFRPSDIAAGGEGAPLVPFIDNLLFRHHSKGRILLNIGGIGNMTVLPPSHQEDDIIAFDTGPGNVLIDGFVQRATKGQQTYDQDGQLAGQGRVDHDWLQDLLDRDEYLQAAPPKSTGRERYNQTWIEARWKEGEHRGLSIPDRVATATQYTIESISQALQFDTVKRVNIEELLVGGGGAQNPRIMAGLQEALDVDVHKMDDVTPITSEAKEAVAFALLGYAFLNGEANTIPTATGATKEVSMGKLVIPSRYLLNQGSV; from the coding sequence ATGGACACATGGATTCGTGAAGTTGTGACAAAGAAGGTGACATTAGCCGTCGGTTTGATGTCAGGGACGTCTTTAGACGGCATTGATGCAGCACTCGTCCAGATAACAGGAAAGGGCAAAGACGTTCAAGCACAACTGTTACACTTTCAAACGTTAGCCTATACATCTGAAGAAAGAGCACGACTCTTGCAACTATGTTCACCCGATACGTCAAATGTGGCTTTGATCTGCGAAACGAATCATTGGCTAGGAAAAAAGTTCGCTGAGGCCACACTAAACTTACTCCAAACGGTGGGGCGGTCTCCTGAAGATATCGACTTTATCAGCTCACATGGACAAACGATCTATCATATGCCCGAAAAGGGCGCTACACTGCAAATCGGAGAGCTAGCTGAAATAGCTGAACGCACAGGTATATTAACCGTAGGGGACTTCCGTCCTAGTGACATAGCCGCTGGCGGAGAAGGCGCCCCACTCGTGCCGTTTATCGATAATCTGCTCTTTCGTCACCATTCAAAAGGGAGAATCCTCCTAAACATTGGCGGGATCGGAAACATGACCGTACTGCCACCCAGCCATCAAGAGGATGACATCATCGCTTTTGATACAGGTCCCGGGAATGTCCTCATCGACGGGTTTGTGCAGCGAGCAACAAAGGGACAACAGACGTACGATCAGGATGGACAATTGGCCGGTCAGGGCAGGGTGGATCATGACTGGTTGCAGGACTTGTTAGACCGTGATGAATACCTCCAAGCAGCCCCTCCTAAAAGCACTGGAAGAGAGCGTTACAACCAAACGTGGATTGAAGCACGATGGAAGGAAGGGGAGCACAGAGGTCTGTCTATCCCCGATCGGGTCGCTACGGCCACACAGTACACGATTGAGTCGATCTCTCAAGCCCTACAGTTTGACACCGTTAAGCGAGTAAACATTGAAGAATTGCTCGTTGGGGGTGGGGGCGCTCAAAATCCTCGTATCATGGCAGGACTACAAGAGGCGCTTGATGTGGATGTTCATAAAATGGACGACGTCACCCCCATCACAAGTGAAGCCAAAGAGGCGGTCGCTTTTGCTTTGTTAGGCTACGCCTTTTTAAACGGAGAGGCGAACACGATACCCACAGCAACTGGGGCTACGAAAGAGGTCTCTATGGGTAAACTGGTCATCCCCTCCCGTTATCTATTAAACCAAGGGAGCGTATAA
- a CDS encoding MurR/RpiR family transcriptional regulator yields MHTSTTGGLTMIKEMLASLPPSERKIANYILKHPDTAVLCTTGELGERTNTSGAAVIRLCKSLGLKGFQDLKIRIAGDLQKPKQEGYRDIHPHESQSEVLSKMTSNSVQAITETEEMLNPDALARAVEAILSARRIHFFGVGASSIIALDAQQKFLRINKEAVSFSDIHMAAMHVANLTEDDVVMGISFSGQTEEVVKLIDLANEKRATTISLTKYGTTSVSERASIRLFTSASKEAVFRSAATSSRLAQLHVIDILYMCVASEEYEDSIKWLDQTRQAIHFLGSKSNKKQGGKDGHMDS; encoded by the coding sequence ATGCACACGTCAACGACCGGCGGACTGACGATGATCAAAGAAATGTTAGCCAGTCTGCCACCTTCAGAACGAAAGATCGCAAACTATATACTTAAGCACCCCGATACCGCTGTGCTGTGTACCACCGGTGAACTGGGAGAACGGACTAATACCAGTGGTGCCGCTGTGATTAGACTATGCAAATCCTTGGGGCTAAAAGGGTTTCAAGATTTGAAGATTAGAATTGCAGGCGATCTGCAAAAACCAAAGCAAGAAGGCTACCGCGATATACATCCGCATGAATCACAATCTGAAGTGCTGTCAAAGATGACGAGCAACAGTGTGCAAGCGATTACGGAGACGGAGGAAATGCTCAACCCTGATGCTTTAGCCCGAGCCGTCGAGGCGATTCTAAGCGCAAGAAGAATCCATTTCTTTGGGGTTGGCGCCTCAAGTATTATCGCCTTAGACGCCCAGCAGAAGTTCTTGCGTATTAACAAAGAAGCCGTCTCCTTTTCAGATATTCATATGGCGGCCATGCATGTGGCTAACTTAACCGAAGATGATGTGGTGATGGGTATATCCTTCTCAGGGCAAACGGAAGAAGTGGTCAAATTGATTGACCTTGCCAATGAGAAGCGTGCCACAACGATCAGTTTAACCAAGTACGGCACGACTTCAGTCTCAGAGCGCGCGAGTATACGCCTGTTTACCTCCGCGTCTAAAGAAGCAGTCTTTCGATCAGCGGCTACGTCATCTCGTTTAGCCCAGTTACACGTCATCGATATTTTATATATGTGTGTGGCTTCAGAAGAGTATGAGGATAGTATCAAGTGGTTAGATCAAACACGACAAGCGATACACTTTTTGGGCAGCAAGTCAAATAAAAAACAGGGGGGAAAGGATGGACACATGGATTCGTGA
- the nagZ gene encoding beta-N-acetylhexosaminidase has product MMKDKEALRRKIGQLMVCGFKAERPEQVSKEMETLITEWYVGGVILFGRNIGTTQDVLKLTTKLQQLAKEAGHERPLLICIDQENGVVRRLGEGTTIFPGAMCLGATNQERYAYEVGKATGIELKALGINWNLAPTVDVNNNPYNPVISVRSYGEDPQSVARFGQATMRGMQEAGVITTLKHFPGHGDTHVDSHLDLPQIDYSLDRLKEVELVPFKQCIQAGADTVMTAHIDFPALEPQGRPATLSQSIVTGLLRETLGFDGVVTTDCMEMKAIADTVGTPQGALQAIQAGVDLVMISHLPTLQKEAIQTIEEALLQGECSQARIDEAYRRVKRLKETYLSWEDITDTFTLSVPSTVGCQDHEVLAHDVYEQGVTLVKGEHHLPLNPSSEVTGYRTLVVYPENSYLTWVEDERFSNHTLGAEVQRVDPQASVHILSAEPTLLEIEDVLDEAAHYDTVIVGTLTAGQRSSQAELVQKLCQLDNVQVAVMAMRSPYDLAHFPNVDIYIATYEFTNPALRVATDILYGRKKAKGTMPVTIPKF; this is encoded by the coding sequence ATGATGAAGGATAAGGAAGCATTAAGACGAAAGATCGGCCAGCTCATGGTGTGTGGGTTTAAAGCGGAACGTCCCGAGCAAGTCTCCAAGGAGATGGAAACGCTCATTACGGAGTGGTATGTGGGTGGTGTCATTCTTTTCGGGCGTAATATTGGCACAACCCAAGATGTCTTGAAACTGACGACGAAACTTCAACAATTAGCTAAAGAAGCGGGACATGAACGCCCTCTACTCATTTGTATTGACCAGGAGAATGGCGTTGTGCGCAGGCTAGGGGAAGGGACGACCATATTCCCAGGGGCCATGTGTCTAGGTGCAACAAACCAAGAACGGTACGCCTATGAAGTGGGTAAGGCTACGGGGATAGAACTAAAAGCGTTGGGCATTAATTGGAACCTAGCACCTACCGTTGATGTCAATAACAATCCGTATAATCCCGTCATCAGTGTACGCTCTTATGGCGAAGATCCTCAATCGGTAGCGCGGTTCGGTCAGGCAACCATGAGAGGCATGCAGGAGGCAGGAGTGATCACAACGTTGAAACACTTTCCCGGTCACGGAGACACCCATGTGGATTCCCATCTAGACCTACCTCAGATAGACTATTCGCTCGACCGGTTGAAAGAAGTCGAACTCGTCCCCTTTAAGCAGTGTATTCAGGCAGGCGCAGATACAGTGATGACGGCTCACATTGATTTTCCTGCTTTAGAACCACAGGGGAGGCCCGCTACACTGTCCCAATCGATCGTAACCGGATTATTGCGAGAGACTTTAGGCTTTGACGGCGTCGTGACAACGGATTGTATGGAAATGAAGGCGATTGCGGACACAGTAGGGACACCTCAGGGAGCGCTTCAAGCGATTCAAGCAGGGGTCGATCTGGTGATGATTTCGCACCTGCCTACATTACAAAAAGAGGCCATCCAAACGATTGAAGAGGCGCTGCTTCAGGGGGAATGCTCGCAGGCGCGCATTGATGAAGCTTACCGTCGAGTTAAAAGGTTAAAAGAGACTTATCTCTCATGGGAAGACATCACCGATACATTTACATTGTCCGTTCCTTCGACGGTGGGGTGTCAGGATCATGAGGTATTAGCGCATGATGTGTATGAACAAGGGGTCACCCTCGTCAAAGGAGAGCATCATTTACCCCTCAACCCATCATCTGAAGTGACAGGATATCGGACACTGGTGGTCTACCCTGAGAATTCCTATCTGACTTGGGTAGAGGATGAGCGCTTCTCTAATCATACATTGGGCGCAGAAGTGCAGCGTGTAGACCCTCAGGCGTCCGTACACATTTTATCCGCTGAGCCGACGTTATTAGAAATAGAAGATGTGCTGGATGAAGCTGCACACTATGACACCGTGATTGTCGGAACGTTAACGGCCGGCCAGAGGTCGTCACAGGCTGAGCTCGTTCAAAAACTTTGTCAGCTAGACAACGTACAGGTGGCCGTTATGGCCATGCGCAGCCCATACGATTTGGCTCACTTTCCAAATGTAGATATTTATATTGCCACTTATGAATTTACCAATCCAGCCTTAAGAGTGGCGACAGACATTCTCTATGGGCGTAAAAAAGCAAAAGGAACAATGCCCGTCACGATTCCTAAGTTTTAA